From Desulfovibrio legallii, one genomic window encodes:
- a CDS encoding major capsid protein — MATSLGFVVSLAEMEQFYRGEKAGQIIELMNKTNDIVDDVLWMEANQSDGHLTRIRTGLPEVYWRRLYQGTPPSKSQWSQVKEGCGILEAIMELDVEELRLYGSRDRAFRMSEGIAFAEAMRQKVAATLFYGNSNLNPDEFNGLAMRYPAQDANNVLDAGGRDATGCTSLWLVAWGAQSVHGVYPKGSTGGLSHEDLKTYMTQDPDGRKYQVVGDKYNWRCGLAVRDWRGVARIANLPVAALGKRKGQSGFVDLQKLTIEAKNRMPQHLRQKAVWYANADVLTALELQNSDAGNVQLQYGEFFDAKAVPVLHGRPVRQCDAVLSTEDPV, encoded by the coding sequence ATGGCCACTTCTTTGGGTTTTGTGGTTTCTTTGGCGGAAATGGAACAGTTCTACCGCGGTGAAAAAGCCGGGCAGATCATTGAGCTCATGAACAAAACCAACGACATCGTGGACGATGTGCTCTGGATGGAGGCCAACCAGAGCGACGGCCACCTCACCCGCATCCGCACCGGCCTGCCGGAAGTTTACTGGCGCAGGCTCTACCAGGGCACGCCGCCCAGTAAATCCCAGTGGAGCCAGGTCAAGGAAGGCTGCGGCATTCTCGAAGCCATTATGGAATTGGATGTGGAGGAGCTGCGTCTTTACGGCAGCCGCGACCGGGCCTTCCGCATGAGCGAAGGCATCGCCTTTGCCGAGGCCATGCGTCAGAAGGTGGCCGCCACCCTCTTCTACGGCAACAGCAATCTGAACCCTGACGAATTCAACGGCCTGGCCATGCGCTACCCGGCTCAGGACGCCAACAACGTGCTGGACGCCGGCGGACGCGACGCCACCGGCTGCACCTCGCTCTGGCTGGTCGCCTGGGGCGCGCAGTCCGTGCATGGAGTCTACCCCAAGGGCAGCACGGGCGGACTCTCTCACGAGGATCTCAAAACCTACATGACTCAGGATCCGGACGGCCGCAAATACCAGGTGGTGGGCGATAAGTACAACTGGCGTTGCGGCCTGGCCGTGCGTGACTGGCGCGGCGTGGCGCGCATCGCCAACCTGCCCGTGGCGGCCCTGGGCAAACGCAAGGGCCAGAGCGGCTTTGTGGACCTGCAGAAGCTGACCATCGAAGCCAAAAACCGCATGCCCCAGCATCTGCGTCAGAAAGCGGTGTGGTACGCCAATGCCGATGTGCTCACTGCCCTGGAATTGCAGAATTCCGACGCGGGCAACGTGCAGCTGCAGTACGGCGAATTTTTTGACGCCAAAGCCGTGCCCGTGCTTCACGGCCGGCCCGTGCGCCAGTGCGACGCCGTGCTTTCCACCGAAGACCCCGTCTAG
- a CDS encoding portal protein: protein MTNRETQNAPTGEDALRARLPDLVRRYQALLRRRAPWDTAWQSLADHFLPTRCRLQPEADAAEQGPLLNRRLVDATGILAMRTLAAGLQGGLTSPARPWFRLSLDDADLARQRPVQAWLDEVAARMRAVFHRSNFYNAMHTIYGELGAFGTAFVFELADVRGGFRFLPLCAGEYVLDCDAARRVDTVFRRTAMTLRQLLQAFGPAALPESLRRQAAVQPDARHNVIQAVYPRTERNPALLTARHMPVASVYWLEGREGQGHPLRQSGFRSFPGFGPRWDVAGNDVYGRSPAMDALPDCRMLQQMGVTTLKAIHKAVDPPMSVAAGLRSVGLDLTPGGINYVDSAPGQSPQAATPLLQVNPDLATARKAMEAVQNQIRNGLYNDLFKLILEGRSRVTASEIAAREEEKLVLIGPVLERLHDELFIPLMDRTFLCMAELDMLPPCPPELTGRRLKVEFVSLLAQAQKLVGVSATGQYLALTLKASAAWPEALDALNVDRLLDSYADSLGLPVSLSRPLEERKQLRAARAESSRVAALTQNLRQGVDMARQLAQTPLHGPQGQEGSALDGLADLIRGLGRPAWSPPSAAAAAPSPAPPRKEAR from the coding sequence ATGACCAACCGGGAAACACAGAACGCCCCCACAGGCGAAGACGCGCTACGCGCCCGCCTTCCGGATCTGGTCCGGCGTTATCAGGCCCTGCTGCGCCGACGCGCCCCCTGGGACACGGCCTGGCAAAGCCTGGCGGACCACTTTCTGCCCACCCGCTGTCGGCTGCAGCCCGAAGCGGACGCGGCAGAACAAGGCCCCCTGCTCAACCGTCGGCTGGTAGACGCTACGGGCATTCTGGCCATGCGCACCTTGGCGGCAGGGCTGCAAGGCGGGCTGACCAGTCCGGCCCGGCCCTGGTTCCGCCTCAGCCTGGATGACGCGGACCTGGCCCGCCAACGCCCGGTACAGGCTTGGCTGGACGAGGTGGCCGCGCGCATGCGCGCGGTTTTCCACCGCTCCAACTTCTACAACGCCATGCACACCATCTACGGTGAACTGGGCGCTTTCGGCACGGCCTTTGTGTTTGAGCTGGCCGACGTCCGCGGCGGCTTCCGCTTTCTGCCCCTCTGCGCCGGGGAATACGTCCTGGACTGCGACGCGGCCCGGCGGGTGGACACGGTCTTCCGCCGCACGGCCATGACCCTGCGCCAGCTGCTCCAGGCCTTCGGCCCGGCGGCCCTGCCGGAAAGCCTGCGCCGCCAGGCCGCGGTGCAGCCTGATGCCCGGCACAACGTCATCCAGGCCGTATATCCGCGCACGGAGCGCAACCCCGCGCTGCTCACGGCCCGGCATATGCCCGTGGCCTCGGTGTACTGGCTGGAAGGGCGCGAAGGCCAGGGGCACCCTTTGCGGCAGTCGGGCTTCCGCTCCTTCCCCGGCTTCGGACCACGCTGGGACGTGGCCGGCAACGACGTCTACGGCCGCTCCCCGGCCATGGACGCCCTGCCCGACTGCCGCATGCTGCAACAAATGGGCGTCACCACCCTCAAGGCCATCCATAAGGCCGTGGATCCGCCCATGAGCGTAGCCGCGGGCCTGCGCTCCGTGGGGCTCGACCTGACCCCAGGCGGCATCAACTATGTGGACAGCGCCCCCGGCCAGAGCCCCCAGGCGGCCACGCCGCTCCTGCAGGTCAATCCGGACTTGGCCACGGCCCGCAAGGCTATGGAAGCCGTGCAGAACCAAATCCGCAACGGGCTCTACAACGATCTCTTCAAGCTCATTCTGGAAGGCCGCAGCCGGGTCACGGCCAGCGAGATCGCCGCCCGCGAGGAGGAAAAACTGGTGCTCATCGGGCCCGTGCTGGAACGCCTGCACGACGAGCTGTTCATCCCGCTCATGGACCGCACCTTCCTGTGCATGGCCGAGCTGGACATGCTGCCGCCCTGCCCGCCGGAGCTCACGGGCCGTCGCCTCAAGGTGGAGTTCGTCTCCCTGCTGGCCCAGGCGCAAAAACTGGTGGGCGTGAGCGCCACAGGCCAATATCTGGCCTTGACCCTTAAAGCCTCCGCCGCCTGGCCCGAAGCCCTGGACGCCCTCAACGTGGACCGGCTGCTGGACAGCTACGCCGACAGCCTGGGCCTGCCCGTCAGCCTGAGCCGTCCCCTGGAGGAGCGAAAACAACTGCGGGCCGCCAGAGCGGAATCGTCCCGCGTGGCCGCCCTGACCCAAAACCTGCGCCAGGGCGTGGACATGGCGCGCCAGCTGGCCCAGACGCCGCTGCACGGCCCGCAAGGGCAGGAAGGTTCGGCCCTGGACGGTCTGGCCGACCTGATCCGCGGCCTGGGCCGCCCGGCATGGTCCCCGCCGTCTGCCGCGGCAGCGGCCCCAAGCCCAGCGCCTCCTCGTAAGGAGGCCCGCTGA
- a CDS encoding N-acetyltransferase, with product MPCFHYLPAQDQATRDAVFVRMSAEGLLGCAMSAFAAPSLDDWQRITDPAHGVLLCCYPAAGGHDPAAMLACALFTPRRGKLWEFDFTTFRAAARLAVPMARDGLAWAFTRLDCAAVLGLCPAPNRHAWRLAQACGFRLLARLPQACRHARKNRFVDGVLVCCTPSDLRNVNPKEALMGFGGGSADTPSVPEVTPVPKQEVQKPVTEAATAARQIQKDKAARAAGLYAAVHTSPLNRAETTRKTLLGQ from the coding sequence ATGCCCTGCTTCCACTACCTGCCCGCCCAGGACCAGGCCACGCGCGACGCCGTTTTTGTCCGCATGTCTGCCGAAGGGCTGCTGGGCTGCGCCATGAGCGCCTTTGCCGCCCCCAGCCTGGACGACTGGCAACGCATTACGGACCCGGCCCACGGCGTGCTGCTCTGCTGCTATCCGGCCGCAGGCGGGCACGACCCCGCCGCCATGCTGGCCTGCGCCCTGTTCACGCCGCGCCGGGGCAAGCTCTGGGAATTTGATTTCACCACCTTCCGGGCCGCGGCCCGGCTGGCCGTGCCCATGGCCCGCGACGGCCTGGCCTGGGCTTTTACCCGGCTGGACTGCGCGGCGGTGCTGGGCCTTTGTCCCGCGCCCAACCGCCACGCCTGGCGTCTGGCCCAAGCCTGCGGTTTTCGGTTGTTGGCCCGGCTGCCGCAAGCCTGCCGTCACGCCCGGAAAAACCGCTTTGTGGACGGCGTGCTGGTCTGCTGCACACCGTCAGACTTGCGCAACGTCAACCCCAAGGAGGCTCTTATGGGATTCGGAGGAGGCAGCGCCGACACGCCCAGCGTGCCCGAAGTGACGCCCGTACCCAAACAGGAAGTGCAGAAGCCCGTCACAGAAGCGGCCACGGCCGCCCGCCAGATCCAGAAGGACAAGGCCGCCCGCGCAGCCGGGCTCTACGCCGCTGTGCACACCAGTCCGCTCAACCGGGCGGAAACCACCCGCAAAACCCTGCTGGGGCAATAA